Proteins encoded within one genomic window of Hyalangium minutum:
- a CDS encoding TonB-dependent receptor domain-containing protein → MAGVLLAVSAGAYEGTGVSRENPDAGVPQPAPQLTKAPELLEFVEATYPPEALARGEGAEVAFFIDIDENGQVTQAEVTRSAGPEFDAAAREAVLRLRFSPAEVDGKPAPVRIEYVYHFVPKPPPPPEPTAPVEQPVNFKGRIVERGTRDPIPNATVYLPEQGLTAETDVEGRFELRGVTPGKLKVEISEPKHRKFLTTEEVREGEVTELTAYLWKKLESGFETVVTGAREKKEVARRTLQKQELQSVPGTFGDPLRVLQNMPGMARAPYISGALLVRGAQPQDTQVMIDGVPIPLLYHFAGGPSVINASFIDRIDFFPGAYGAKYGRALAGIVDVGTRPPEPKRLHGLVDIDLLDSGFYLEAPLSSEKNYGSVAVAARRSYIDVLLPPILEAFREPGQASTVASPYYWDYQARYDLKLGKDRFEVVAFGSSDRLEVSQSGSEETQPFSLDTSQAFHRFRLGWSRPTESGWKLSLSPTVGVTPFNFRIGDQFKGSITSRDVNLRGAAEKELAKGLSFETGVDLNASFYDVRFEFPQVAKPGEEPPPPVVIQEDVNVSTYAAYAEAVWSPVEALKIVPGLRFEAYHLPGGWRPSLEPRIATRYAVNDRLTAKAAFGIFRQAPQPSEMAPRFGNPDLGLLRSRQTAGGIEWKFTQALLLDLQGFYNWRDRLVVFTQDFVERDGKQEPELYDHDGKGRAYGVEVLLKHELTERFYGWVAYTLSRSVQLDEDTGTYVPVEFDQSHILTLVGSYKLDSGWEVGMRFRLTTGRPETPITGGTFNADTGRYFPDEGRPGSARGATFHQLDLRAEKQWTFERWRLSAYLDVQNIYNASNPEGTLWDYRYRESAPLRGLPLLPTFGVKGEF, encoded by the coding sequence GTGGCCGGAGTGTTGCTCGCGGTGAGCGCGGGCGCCTACGAGGGGACGGGGGTCTCCCGGGAGAACCCGGATGCGGGGGTTCCGCAGCCTGCGCCCCAGCTTACGAAGGCGCCGGAGCTCCTCGAGTTCGTGGAGGCCACCTATCCGCCCGAGGCGCTCGCTCGAGGCGAGGGCGCGGAGGTGGCCTTCTTCATCGACATCGATGAGAACGGCCAGGTGACGCAGGCCGAGGTGACGCGCTCGGCGGGGCCGGAGTTCGACGCGGCGGCGCGCGAGGCGGTGCTGCGGCTGCGGTTCTCTCCGGCCGAGGTGGATGGGAAGCCCGCGCCGGTCCGCATCGAGTATGTCTACCACTTCGTGCCCAAGCCGCCGCCGCCGCCCGAGCCCACCGCGCCCGTGGAGCAGCCGGTGAACTTCAAGGGCCGGATTGTCGAGCGAGGAACGCGGGATCCAATTCCGAACGCCACGGTGTACCTGCCCGAGCAGGGCCTCACGGCGGAGACGGACGTGGAGGGGCGCTTCGAGCTGCGCGGGGTGACGCCTGGGAAGCTGAAGGTGGAGATCTCCGAGCCGAAGCACCGGAAGTTCCTCACCACCGAGGAGGTGAGGGAGGGCGAGGTGACGGAGCTGACCGCGTACCTCTGGAAGAAGCTGGAGAGCGGCTTCGAGACGGTGGTGACGGGGGCCCGGGAGAAGAAGGAGGTCGCCCGGCGCACGCTCCAGAAGCAGGAGCTCCAGAGCGTCCCTGGCACCTTCGGGGATCCGCTCCGCGTGCTGCAGAACATGCCCGGCATGGCGCGGGCGCCCTACATCTCGGGCGCGCTGCTCGTGCGAGGCGCCCAGCCGCAGGACACGCAGGTGATGATCGACGGGGTGCCCATTCCGCTGCTCTACCACTTCGCGGGGGGGCCTTCGGTGATCAACGCCTCGTTCATCGACCGGATCGACTTCTTCCCGGGAGCGTACGGGGCGAAGTACGGCCGGGCGCTCGCGGGCATCGTGGACGTGGGGACGCGGCCTCCGGAGCCCAAGCGCCTGCATGGCCTCGTCGACATCGACCTGCTGGACTCGGGCTTCTACCTGGAGGCGCCGCTGAGCTCGGAGAAGAACTACGGGTCGGTCGCGGTGGCGGCCCGGCGCAGCTACATCGACGTGCTGCTGCCGCCCATCCTGGAGGCCTTCCGCGAGCCCGGCCAGGCCTCGACCGTGGCCTCGCCGTACTACTGGGACTACCAGGCACGCTACGACTTGAAGCTCGGGAAGGATCGGTTCGAGGTGGTCGCGTTCGGCTCGAGTGACCGGCTGGAGGTCTCCCAGAGCGGCTCGGAGGAGACCCAGCCCTTCTCGTTGGACACGTCCCAGGCCTTCCACCGGTTCCGGCTGGGCTGGAGCCGCCCGACCGAGTCCGGGTGGAAGCTGTCCCTGTCGCCCACCGTGGGCGTCACCCCGTTCAACTTCCGGATTGGGGATCAGTTCAAGGGGAGCATCACCTCGCGGGACGTGAACCTGAGAGGGGCCGCCGAGAAGGAGCTCGCCAAGGGGCTCTCCTTCGAGACGGGAGTGGACCTCAACGCCTCCTTCTATGACGTGCGCTTCGAGTTCCCTCAGGTGGCCAAGCCGGGCGAGGAGCCTCCTCCGCCCGTGGTCATCCAGGAGGACGTGAACGTGTCCACGTACGCGGCCTACGCCGAGGCGGTCTGGTCGCCCGTGGAGGCACTGAAGATCGTCCCGGGGCTCCGCTTCGAGGCCTACCACCTGCCCGGCGGGTGGCGCCCCTCGCTCGAGCCCCGGATTGCCACGCGCTACGCGGTGAACGACCGGCTCACGGCGAAGGCGGCGTTCGGCATCTTCCGGCAGGCGCCCCAGCCCAGCGAGATGGCGCCTCGGTTCGGCAACCCGGACCTGGGGCTGCTGCGGAGCCGGCAGACGGCGGGCGGCATCGAGTGGAAGTTCACTCAGGCGCTGCTGCTGGACCTGCAGGGCTTCTACAACTGGCGGGATCGGCTCGTGGTGTTCACTCAGGACTTCGTGGAGCGGGACGGCAAGCAGGAGCCCGAGCTCTATGACCACGATGGGAAGGGGCGGGCCTACGGCGTCGAGGTGCTGCTCAAGCACGAGCTCACCGAGCGCTTCTATGGATGGGTGGCCTACACGCTGTCCCGGTCCGTGCAGCTCGACGAGGACACGGGCACGTACGTGCCAGTCGAGTTCGATCAGTCGCACATCCTCACGCTGGTGGGCTCTTACAAGCTGGACAGCGGCTGGGAGGTGGGGATGCGGTTCCGCCTCACGACGGGGCGGCCGGAGACGCCCATCACGGGCGGCACCTTCAACGCGGACACGGGCCGGTACTTCCCCGACGAGGGCAGGCCCGGCTCGGCGCGAGGCGCCACCTTCCACCAGCTGGATCTCCGCGCCGAGAAGCAATGGACGTTCGAGCGCTGGCGGCTGTCGGCGTACCTGGACGTGCAGAACATCTACAACGCCTCGAACCCGGAGGGGACGCTCTGGGACTACCGGTACCGCGAGAGCGCGCCGCTCCGAGGCCTTCCGCTGCTTCCCACCTTTGGCGTCAAGGGAGAGTTCTGA
- a CDS encoding SPFH domain-containing protein — protein MPIRYIKAAPTTYVIQFQDGKVRREGPGLSFLYWAPTTTLVAVPLASADVPFVFNEVTKDFQAVTLQGQLTYRVADPKRLASLLDYSITPGGKYLSNDPEKLEERLVQVAQVRARTVVQGMDLREVLVRSEVVEAQVLAALGATEAIRMLGVEVMGFSLLSVRPTPEMSRALEAEAREGLQRRADEAIYSRRNAAVEQERRIKESELSTELAVEEKRRQIREAQMAADIAVEEQRAALMARWTENERHAADARAYALEKVLAPVRGVDWKTLMAANGGGNDPKLNIALAFREMAENAGKIGELNMSPELLSGLLGPTQKEPASEPQQRTRGNR, from the coding sequence ATGCCCATCCGGTACATCAAGGCGGCGCCGACGACGTACGTCATCCAGTTCCAAGACGGGAAGGTGAGGCGGGAGGGGCCGGGGTTGTCGTTCCTGTACTGGGCGCCGACGACGACGCTGGTGGCGGTGCCGCTGGCCAGCGCGGACGTGCCCTTCGTGTTCAACGAGGTGACGAAGGACTTCCAGGCGGTGACGCTGCAGGGGCAGCTCACGTACCGTGTGGCGGATCCGAAGCGGCTGGCCTCGCTGCTGGACTACTCCATCACTCCGGGGGGCAAGTACCTCTCGAACGACCCGGAGAAGCTGGAGGAGCGGTTGGTGCAGGTGGCGCAGGTGCGTGCGCGCACGGTGGTTCAGGGCATGGACCTGCGCGAGGTGCTGGTGCGCTCGGAGGTGGTGGAGGCGCAGGTGCTGGCGGCGCTGGGGGCCACGGAGGCCATCCGCATGCTGGGCGTGGAGGTGATGGGCTTCTCGCTGCTGTCGGTGCGGCCCACGCCGGAGATGTCCCGGGCGCTCGAGGCCGAGGCCCGCGAGGGCCTGCAGCGCCGTGCGGACGAGGCCATCTACTCGCGCCGCAACGCCGCGGTGGAGCAGGAGCGCCGCATCAAGGAGAGCGAGCTGTCCACGGAGCTGGCGGTGGAGGAGAAGCGTCGGCAGATCCGCGAGGCGCAGATGGCGGCGGACATCGCGGTGGAGGAGCAGCGCGCCGCGCTCATGGCGCGCTGGACGGAGAACGAGCGCCATGCCGCTGACGCGCGCGCCTACGCTCTGGAGAAGGTGTTGGCGCCCGTGCGCGGGGTGGACTGGAAGACGCTCATGGCGGCCAACGGAGGAGGGAACGACCCGAAGCTGAACATCGCCCTGGCGTTCCGGGAGATGGCGGAGAACGCGGGGAAGATCGGCGAGCTGAACATGTCGCCGGAGCTGCTGAGCGGGCTGCTGGGGCCCACGCAGAAGGAGCCCGCCTCCGAGCCGCAGCAGCGCACGCGGGGCAACCGGTGA
- a CDS encoding NAD(+) kinase, with protein sequence MFEKIILVTRKTRLEELVERLNTRAQARFYLEHAGQDFEDYAREDDAYRRALDGLHGALSLGLPVQQVDRSLVPTFLFSGKEVVVAVGQDGLVANVAKYVGGQPLVGVNPDLSRFDGVLLPFGVTGARAAVRKTLEGKASVREVTLAEVRLQDGQRLLAFNDLFLGARTHVSARYTLRYGDTAEPQSSSGVVVSTGAGSSGWLSSIFNLARGITESTGGVPGSAWRMGWEDPRLAFVVREPFISRHSSARLISGFVTAEHELVLESRMPSGGVIFSDGVEEDFLAFSAGATAHIRPAAQRARLVVP encoded by the coding sequence ATGTTCGAGAAGATCATCCTCGTCACGAGGAAGACGCGGCTGGAGGAGCTCGTCGAGCGGCTGAACACCCGCGCCCAGGCGCGCTTCTACCTGGAGCACGCCGGGCAGGACTTCGAGGACTACGCGCGCGAGGACGACGCCTACCGCCGGGCCTTGGACGGGCTGCACGGCGCGCTGTCGCTGGGGCTGCCGGTGCAGCAGGTGGATCGCTCACTGGTGCCCACCTTCCTCTTCAGCGGCAAGGAGGTGGTGGTGGCGGTGGGGCAGGACGGGCTGGTGGCCAACGTGGCCAAGTACGTGGGCGGCCAGCCGCTGGTGGGCGTGAACCCGGACCTCTCGCGCTTCGATGGAGTGCTGCTGCCCTTCGGTGTGACGGGTGCGCGCGCGGCGGTGCGCAAGACGCTGGAGGGCAAGGCGAGCGTTCGCGAGGTCACCCTGGCGGAGGTACGCCTCCAGGATGGGCAGCGGCTGCTGGCCTTCAATGACCTGTTCCTCGGGGCGCGCACGCACGTCTCCGCCCGCTACACGCTGCGCTATGGGGACACGGCCGAGCCCCAGTCCTCCAGCGGAGTGGTCGTCTCCACCGGTGCGGGCTCCAGCGGGTGGCTCTCGTCCATCTTCAACCTGGCCCGGGGGATCACGGAGAGCACGGGCGGCGTGCCCGGGAGCGCGTGGCGCATGGGCTGGGAAGACCCTCGGCTGGCCTTCGTGGTGCGCGAGCCCTTCATCAGCCGCCACTCCTCGGCCCGCCTCATCAGCGGCTTCGTCACCGCCGAGCACGAGCTGGTGCTGGAGTCCCGCATGCCCTCGGGCGGCGTCATCTTCAGTGATGGTGTCGAGGAGGACTTCCTGGCCTTCAGCGCGGGGGCCACCGCTCACATCCGCCCGGCGGCCCAACGCGCCCGGCTCGTGGTTCCATGA
- a CDS encoding PTS sugar transporter subunit IIA → MVGLVVASHGRLAEELVATAEQIVGKLPAVATCNIEPGTSVEDLRMKMKQAVAKVDDGEGVIVMADLFGGTPCKESLMMCQRGNLEVLAGVNLPMILKANSLRGEHLPLAEMASLLASHGQRNITCASALLREAQQSSRT, encoded by the coding sequence ATGGTCGGCCTCGTCGTCGCATCTCACGGGCGTCTAGCGGAAGAGCTGGTAGCCACCGCCGAGCAGATCGTCGGCAAGCTGCCCGCAGTGGCTACGTGCAACATCGAGCCGGGGACGTCCGTCGAGGACCTCCGGATGAAGATGAAGCAGGCCGTGGCCAAGGTCGATGACGGGGAAGGCGTCATCGTCATGGCCGACCTCTTTGGAGGCACTCCTTGTAAGGAATCCCTGATGATGTGTCAGCGGGGCAATCTCGAAGTGCTCGCTGGCGTGAACCTCCCGATGATTCTCAAGGCCAACTCCCTGCGTGGCGAGCACTTGCCGCTGGCGGAGATGGCCTCCTTGCTGGCCTCGCACGGCCAGCGCAACATCACCTGCGCATCCGCCCTGCTTCGCGAAGCTCAGCAGTCATCTCGAACTTGA
- a CDS encoding PTS system mannose/fructose/N-acetylgalactosamine-transporter subunit IIB, with amino-acid sequence MITLVRVDNRLIHGQVVEAWLPHLKVQRVVVADDEAASSPLIRAAMALAIQSAIEVQIQPLAQVDFVALTKDGVRTLVLLRDVAAVPFAYAHGLTLDHLNLGNVHFGAGRRQVSPSVFLAEAEVQALQGLADKGVRVEARAVPSEKAVELGELTERWTKGG; translated from the coding sequence GTGATCACCCTGGTTCGGGTCGACAACCGCCTCATTCATGGACAGGTCGTGGAGGCCTGGCTGCCGCACCTCAAGGTGCAGCGCGTCGTCGTGGCCGATGACGAGGCCGCCTCCAGCCCGCTCATCCGTGCCGCCATGGCGCTGGCGATCCAAAGTGCCATTGAAGTGCAGATTCAGCCGCTGGCGCAGGTGGACTTCGTCGCGCTGACGAAGGACGGCGTGCGCACCCTGGTGCTGCTGAGGGACGTGGCGGCCGTGCCATTTGCCTACGCGCATGGGCTGACGCTGGACCACCTGAACCTGGGCAACGTGCACTTCGGTGCGGGCCGCCGGCAGGTGTCGCCCTCCGTCTTCTTGGCGGAGGCGGAGGTCCAGGCGCTCCAGGGGCTGGCGGACAAGGGCGTCCGGGTCGAGGCCCGCGCGGTGCCCTCCGAGAAGGCCGTGGAGCTGGGAGAGCTGACCGAGCGCTGGACAAAGGGCGGGTGA
- a CDS encoding PTS sugar transporter subunit IIC, translating into MSVGWTQVLLAFLWGGLVAVERKAFLQAMLSRPLASATVMGLLLGDLRAGLFIGMLLELFYLGTANLGAALPENDTVSATGTAAAAATMAAATGAGSTQALWSVAILLFLPLGRAGRIADRMLEGYMARLARVALASAEAGNLSRAVRQNLWGMWPHFLVYGLVAALCALLGFFLGPLVERLPLDLLRGLAWAFPAMASVAAALAAQGSHAKRAPLYAGLGATVVTLLVILFTLQEGR; encoded by the coding sequence GTGAGCGTGGGCTGGACCCAGGTTCTGCTCGCGTTCTTGTGGGGCGGCCTCGTCGCCGTGGAGCGCAAGGCGTTCCTCCAGGCGATGCTCTCCCGGCCGCTGGCCTCCGCGACCGTGATGGGGCTGCTGCTGGGAGACCTGCGCGCGGGCCTCTTCATCGGCATGCTGCTGGAGCTGTTCTACCTGGGCACCGCGAACCTGGGCGCCGCGCTGCCGGAGAATGACACCGTGTCGGCCACGGGCACGGCGGCGGCGGCGGCCACCATGGCGGCGGCCACGGGCGCGGGCTCGACGCAGGCGCTCTGGTCCGTGGCCATCCTGCTCTTCCTGCCGCTGGGCCGGGCGGGGCGCATCGCGGACCGCATGCTGGAGGGCTACATGGCGCGGCTGGCGCGGGTGGCCCTGGCCTCGGCCGAGGCGGGCAACCTCTCTCGCGCGGTGCGGCAGAACCTCTGGGGCATGTGGCCTCACTTCCTCGTGTACGGGCTGGTGGCGGCGCTGTGCGCGCTGCTCGGCTTCTTCCTCGGGCCACTGGTGGAGCGGCTGCCGTTGGACTTGCTGCGCGGGCTGGCGTGGGCCTTCCCGGCAATGGCCTCGGTGGCGGCGGCGCTGGCGGCGCAGGGCAGCCATGCGAAGCGGGCTCCGCTGTACGCGGGGCTGGGCGCCACGGTGGTGACGTTGCTGGTCATCCTGTTTACCCTCCAGGAGGGCCGGTGA
- a CDS encoding PTS system mannose/fructose/sorbose family transporter subunit IID: MSTTDPTTLGRTVLLRVLLRSLALQASWNPKGMQNLGLAYALFPALEQLYPDKKAQEAAVQRHLVFFNTHPYVAAAIVGGVLYHEQRIARGEEPPDKVVAFKAALMGPLAALGDGFFWLSLKPAVGAICAALVPVLHAWAVVLFLFLYNFVHFTLRARFYWMGLTLGDRLVEAIARANLPTRGARLRSVAAACAGGLAAWLAVDLGKTAGGDHAPWLVAGCLVLGVASYVLVQQRVPNYVVLYLAAGLACAAGAFL, encoded by the coding sequence GTGAGCACGACCGACCCCACCACCCTCGGCCGGACCGTGCTGCTTCGGGTGCTGCTGCGCTCACTGGCGCTGCAGGCCTCGTGGAACCCCAAGGGCATGCAGAACCTGGGGCTGGCGTACGCGCTCTTCCCGGCGCTGGAGCAGCTCTACCCGGACAAGAAGGCGCAGGAGGCCGCGGTGCAGCGGCACCTGGTCTTCTTCAACACGCACCCATACGTGGCGGCGGCGATTGTGGGCGGGGTGCTCTACCACGAGCAGCGCATTGCCCGGGGCGAGGAGCCACCGGACAAGGTGGTGGCCTTCAAGGCGGCGCTCATGGGGCCGCTGGCGGCGCTGGGGGATGGGTTCTTCTGGCTCTCGCTGAAGCCGGCCGTGGGGGCCATATGCGCCGCCCTGGTGCCCGTGCTGCATGCGTGGGCCGTGGTGCTCTTCCTGTTCCTCTACAACTTCGTGCACTTCACGCTGCGCGCCCGCTTCTATTGGATGGGCCTCACGCTGGGCGACAGATTGGTGGAGGCGATTGCCCGTGCCAACCTGCCCACGCGGGGGGCTCGGCTCCGCTCGGTGGCGGCGGCGTGCGCGGGGGGCCTGGCTGCGTGGCTCGCGGTGGACCTGGGGAAGACGGCGGGCGGGGACCATGCGCCTTGGCTGGTGGCGGGCTGCCTGGTCTTGGGGGTTGCGTCCTACGTGCTCGTTCAACAGCGGGTGCCCAATTACGTCGTGCTGTACCTTGCCGCGGGGCTGGCGTGCGCGGCGGGAGCCTTTCTCTAG
- a CDS encoding HPr family phosphocarrier protein — MANVAEATFEIINELGLHARAAAQLVKVANRFKCETLIEHQGQRANAKSIMGVLMLAAGQGSMVKLSCKGEDADKCLAEIGKLIADRFGEGK; from the coding sequence ATGGCCAACGTCGCTGAAGCCACTTTCGAGATCATCAACGAGCTGGGGCTGCACGCCCGGGCAGCTGCACAGCTCGTCAAGGTGGCCAACCGGTTCAAGTGTGAGACGCTCATCGAGCACCAAGGTCAGCGGGCCAACGCCAAGTCCATCATGGGTGTGCTCATGTTGGCGGCGGGGCAGGGCTCCATGGTGAAGCTCTCCTGCAAGGGCGAGGACGCGGACAAGTGTCTGGCGGAGATTGGCAAGCTGATTGCCGACCGCTTTGGAGAGGGCAAGTAG
- the ptsP gene encoding phosphoenolpyruvate--protein phosphotransferase — MSTPGTPTLNLKGIGASPGVAVGHAFILDRKRVRTPKLRLAEAEVEPERMRMRTALELSDRQLAELKEQITRSEGHDHALILEAHRLMLLDPMLVDEVDKLIVEDRINAEWAVRRVARKLKHLFDNIPDEYFRERRSDVDYVADRVVRNLMGQVVDEEVEIPAEAIVVAHDLSPSDAAMMARSGRVAGFVTDLGGQTSHTAIVARARETPAVVGAGKASEQISPGDLVALDGASGVILVNPTPDQLALFREAQRVQQQSEQLALRTKDLPATSVDGFRIRLNGNMEFLEEIPSLLAHGAEGIGLYRTEFMFLDRKNVPSEEEHYRAYKQVLEAMGGRPVTIRTLDLGGDKVPSKAKHEKEPNPAMGLRAIRYCLANRELFRTQLRALLRASAHGNLRLMFPLISGMSELREARSELEACRTELSRAGVPMGKRFPVGIMVETPSAALIADRLAQEAEFFSVGTNDLIQYTLAIDRQNREVAYLYKPLHLSVLRSIQNIVGAAKAAGIPVSMCGEMGGDPIYALVLLALGFDELSMTAGQIPVVKNILRSASRAEAQALLNSAMELTTAEEIERYIRTEMERRFISAEP, encoded by the coding sequence GTGAGCACACCAGGAACCCCCACGCTGAACTTGAAAGGCATCGGCGCCTCGCCGGGCGTCGCGGTGGGGCACGCGTTCATCCTGGATCGCAAGCGGGTGCGCACCCCGAAGCTGCGGCTGGCTGAGGCCGAGGTGGAGCCCGAGCGCATGCGCATGCGCACGGCCCTGGAGCTGTCGGACCGGCAGCTGGCAGAGCTCAAGGAGCAAATCACCCGCTCCGAGGGGCATGACCACGCGCTCATCCTCGAGGCGCACCGGCTGATGCTCCTCGATCCGATGCTCGTGGATGAGGTGGACAAGCTCATCGTCGAGGATCGCATCAACGCCGAGTGGGCGGTGCGGCGGGTGGCGCGCAAGCTCAAGCACCTGTTCGACAACATCCCGGACGAGTACTTCCGTGAGCGGCGCTCGGACGTGGACTACGTGGCGGACCGGGTGGTGCGCAACCTGATGGGGCAGGTGGTGGACGAGGAGGTGGAGATCCCCGCCGAGGCCATCGTGGTGGCGCACGACTTGTCGCCCTCGGACGCGGCGATGATGGCGCGCAGCGGGCGGGTGGCGGGCTTCGTCACGGACCTGGGCGGCCAGACGAGCCACACGGCCATCGTGGCGCGCGCCCGGGAGACGCCCGCGGTGGTGGGCGCGGGGAAGGCGAGCGAGCAGATCTCCCCGGGAGACCTGGTGGCGCTGGACGGTGCCAGCGGCGTGATCCTGGTGAACCCGACGCCAGACCAGCTGGCGCTGTTCCGCGAGGCGCAGCGGGTGCAGCAGCAGAGCGAGCAACTGGCGCTGCGCACCAAGGATCTGCCGGCCACGAGCGTGGACGGGTTCCGGATCCGGCTGAACGGGAACATGGAGTTCCTGGAGGAGATCCCCTCGCTGCTGGCGCACGGAGCGGAGGGGATCGGCCTGTACCGCACGGAGTTCATGTTCCTGGACCGGAAGAACGTGCCCTCGGAGGAGGAGCACTACCGGGCGTACAAGCAGGTGCTGGAGGCGATGGGCGGGCGGCCGGTGACGATCCGCACGTTGGATCTGGGCGGGGACAAGGTCCCGAGCAAGGCGAAACACGAGAAGGAGCCGAACCCGGCGATGGGCCTGCGGGCCATCCGGTACTGCCTGGCGAACCGGGAGCTGTTCCGGACGCAGCTGCGGGCGCTGCTGCGGGCGAGCGCGCACGGGAACCTGCGGCTGATGTTCCCGCTGATCAGCGGCATGAGCGAGCTGCGCGAGGCGCGCTCGGAGCTGGAGGCGTGCCGCACGGAGCTGAGCCGGGCGGGAGTGCCCATGGGCAAGCGGTTCCCGGTGGGCATCATGGTGGAGACGCCGAGCGCGGCGCTCATTGCGGACCGGCTGGCGCAGGAGGCGGAGTTCTTCTCGGTGGGGACGAACGACCTCATCCAATACACGCTGGCGATCGACCGCCAGAACCGGGAGGTCGCGTATCTCTACAAGCCGCTGCACCTCTCGGTGCTGCGCTCGATCCAGAACATCGTCGGGGCGGCGAAGGCGGCGGGGATTCCAGTGTCCATGTGCGGCGAGATGGGGGGAGACCCCATCTACGCGCTGGTGTTGTTGGCGCTGGGGTTCGACGAGCTGTCGATGACGGCGGGGCAGATCCCGGTGGTGAAGAACATCCTGCGCAGCGCGAGCCGCGCGGAGGCGCAGGCCCTGCTCAACTCGGCCATGGAGCTGACGACGGCCGAGGAGATCGAGCGCTATATCCGCACGGAGATGGAGCGGCGCTTCATCTCCGCGGAGCCGTGA
- a CDS encoding methanobactin export MATE transporter MbnM: protein MRDARRWCLGLVLLLSTACGDAEEPFQWNLPLGFPEPAVPADNPMSTAKVELGRHLFYDTRLSANGTQACGSCHLQERAFSDGRTTALGSTGESHRRNSMSLANVAYAASLTWANPVLPDLEAQALVPIFGEHPIELGLAGQEEMLLQRLSEDARYPKLFAAAFPKEKQPISLSSIVRAIAAFERTLISGSSPYDRYTYGNELDAMSLSAKRGMTLFFSERLECFHCHQGFAFSDSVKSKETVFPEITFHNTNLYNVDGHGGYPATDTGLLEFTGKSEDTGRYRSPTLRNIAVTAPYMHDGSIATLSEVLDHYAAGGRAGAQGTGPSPYQSEFVRGFTLTPQEKEDVLAFLESLTDPTFLTDPSLSDPFNAAP from the coding sequence ATGCGCGACGCTCGGAGGTGGTGCCTGGGCTTGGTGCTGCTGTTGAGCACGGCCTGTGGAGACGCGGAGGAGCCTTTCCAGTGGAATCTGCCACTCGGGTTTCCCGAGCCGGCGGTGCCCGCTGACAACCCCATGAGCACTGCCAAGGTGGAGCTGGGGCGGCACCTCTTCTATGACACGCGGCTCTCCGCCAATGGCACCCAGGCGTGCGGAAGCTGCCACCTCCAGGAGCGCGCGTTCTCGGATGGGCGGACGACGGCGCTCGGCTCCACGGGCGAGTCCCACCGGCGCAACTCCATGTCCCTGGCCAACGTGGCTTATGCCGCCAGCCTCACCTGGGCCAACCCCGTCTTGCCGGACCTCGAGGCCCAGGCCCTGGTGCCCATCTTCGGCGAGCACCCTATCGAGCTGGGGCTGGCGGGCCAGGAGGAGATGCTGCTGCAGCGGCTCTCGGAGGACGCGCGGTACCCGAAGCTCTTCGCCGCTGCGTTTCCGAAGGAGAAGCAGCCGATTTCCTTGAGCTCGATCGTCCGGGCAATTGCGGCCTTCGAGCGCACGCTGATCTCGGGGAGCTCTCCTTATGACCGGTACACGTACGGCAACGAGCTGGACGCAATGTCCCTGTCAGCCAAGCGGGGCATGACGCTGTTCTTCTCGGAGCGCCTGGAGTGCTTCCACTGCCACCAGGGGTTCGCGTTCAGCGACTCGGTGAAGAGCAAGGAGACGGTGTTCCCTGAGATCACCTTCCACAACACCAACCTCTACAACGTGGATGGACACGGAGGTTATCCCGCCACGGACACCGGGCTGCTCGAGTTCACTGGCAAGTCGGAGGACACCGGGCGCTACCGCTCTCCCACGCTCCGCAACATCGCCGTCACGGCGCCGTACATGCACGATGGCTCTATCGCGACACTGAGCGAGGTGCTGGACCACTACGCGGCAGGAGGGCGGGCCGGTGCCCAGGGCACCGGCCCGAGCCCCTATCAGAGCGAGTTCGTGCGGGGCTTCACCCTCACGCCGCAGGAGAAGGAGGACGTCCTGGCGTTCCTGGAGTCTCTCACCGACCCCACGTTCCTCACAGATCCGAGTCTGTCGGATCCGTTCAACGCCGCTCCCTGA